A DNA window from Bacteroidota bacterium contains the following coding sequences:
- a CDS encoding winged helix-turn-helix transcriptional regulator: MNTAQNTHPNPIDGFDYRRIDIAEVRKHLNQFVKDVNLKAASPKERIRGGLFLTLLKVCDAYVRQNNRVGCLTVNPIPCRMNNVRLAHLVKVDKRTILNHLSKLEKMGIVQKTFRGTKADYELTVPAWILLYDPQSPNNVLLETQPTSDGAENSAKAKNVRQSSLVHILEKSNTRSILCELGDNGVEDSGQPPLSATEDKALGLFSCNTPKAGVVVENPPLSTAVFPEQKPGGGAAAKKYPAWQLAMVLEFYRYAVSSLYPYHQFDGETERKIKNKLFGHVYGSFKQSLTRNEWEKYQQTLIQRVDLITAWKVRPLEGDKTKKYQTGKFLVNPITFFDNKCPYGFIQTEQWLLLQYKRKALIKAELELDKARKELLTDMDRLKVYRKWETRFKNKKLPEAEAMFYHAMANIQKQWALQKQRVVASNNNLTT, translated from the coding sequence ATGAACACCGCTCAAAACACCCACCCCAACCCCATAGACGGTTTTGATTACCGCAGGATAGATATAGCAGAGGTACGCAAACACCTCAACCAGTTTGTAAAGGATGTTAACCTAAAAGCAGCCTCACCCAAAGAACGTATCCGGGGCGGGTTGTTCCTTACCCTGTTAAAAGTATGCGATGCCTATGTACGCCAAAACAACCGTGTAGGCTGCTTAACGGTTAACCCCATACCCTGCCGCATGAACAATGTACGGTTAGCCCACCTTGTAAAAGTGGACAAACGCACCATTTTAAACCACCTATCCAAGTTGGAGAAAATGGGAATAGTACAAAAGACCTTTCGGGGGACAAAAGCCGATTACGAGTTAACCGTACCTGCGTGGATACTATTATACGACCCTCAAAGCCCCAACAACGTGTTGTTGGAAACCCAACCCACCTCCGATGGTGCTGAAAACAGCGCTAAAGCGAAAAATGTGCGCCAAAGCAGTCTTGTACATATTTTAGAAAAGAGTAATACACGGTCAATTCTATGTGAATTGGGGGATAACGGGGTAGAAGATAGTGGCCAGCCTCCTTTGTCGGCTACTGAGGATAAGGCTCTTGGACTTTTTTCTTGCAACACCCCCAAAGCAGGTGTTGTGGTGGAAAACCCACCCTTATCCACAGCCGTATTTCCTGAACAAAAACCGGGCGGCGGCGCGGCGGCCAAAAAATATCCCGCTTGGCAGTTGGCAATGGTACTGGAGTTTTACCGCTATGCTGTCAGCTCCCTGTACCCTTACCATCAGTTTGACGGGGAAACGGAGCGTAAAATCAAAAACAAGCTGTTTGGTCACGTGTACGGCAGCTTTAAACAATCCCTTACCCGCAATGAATGGGAAAAGTACCAACAAACCCTGATACAACGGGTGGATTTAATAACAGCTTGGAAAGTGCGACCCTTGGAAGGGGATAAAACCAAAAAGTACCAAACAGGTAAATTTTTGGTGAACCCGATTACCTTTTTTGACAACAAATGCCCTTACGGCTTTATACAAACCGAACAATGGCTGCTATTGCAATACAAACGAAAGGCACTGATTAAAGCAGAATTGGAGTTAGACAAAGCCCGTAAAGAGTTATTGACCGACATGGATAGGTTAAAAGTGTACCGAAAATGGGAAACCCGCTTTAAAAATAAGAAGCTGCCGGAGGCGGAGGCAATGTTTTACCATGCGATGGCAAACATCCAAAAACAATGGGCATTGCAAAAACAACGTGTTGTTGCTTCAAACAACAACCTTACTACCTAA
- a CDS encoding DUF4248 domain-containing protein, translating into MEHKIKLVSKNLSTLKSEYGVSEPTMKKWLRQVPNLKVDKRETKDYTPKELEMIYKHLGVPGGEFEAE; encoded by the coding sequence ATGGAGCATAAAATAAAACTGGTAAGTAAGAATTTAAGCACTTTAAAGAGTGAGTACGGGGTATCAGAGCCAACTATGAAAAAATGGTTGAGGCAGGTTCCCAATCTGAAAGTGGATAAACGAGAAACAAAAGATTATACCCCTAAAGAGCTTGAAATGATATATAAGCATTTGGGAGTACCGGGAGGAGAATTTGAAGCGGAGTAA